From the Theropithecus gelada isolate Dixy chromosome 16, Tgel_1.0, whole genome shotgun sequence genome, the window GAACACACGCTCCGAGAAACACACTCAGCTCACACGCACTGAGAAGCACACTTAAGATAGACACTCAGGTCACACATAGAAGCACACTCAGAGAAACAGTTCACACGCACTCAGAAACGCACTCCGAGAAACACACTCAGCTCACACTCAGAAGCACACTCAAGATAAACACTCAGCTCACACACAGAAGCACACTCGGAGAAACATTCAGCTCACACACACTCAGAAACACCCTCTGAGAAACACACTCAGCTCACACCCACTCAGAAGCACACTCAAACAGCTCACACAAGCacattcagaaaacagaaacacactCAGCTCACACTCAGAAATACACTCCGAGAAACACACTCAGCTCACACACTCAGAAGCACACTCTGAGAAACACGCAGctcacacaaagaaaaacagctcGCGCACACTCAAACACAAACACTCGGAGAAACACACTCAGAAGCACACTCAGCTCACACACACCCCGAGAAACACGCGCAGAGAAACACAAGGcacaggaagagagaggaaacCAAGTGGGTGGTCTTGGAAGcctgggatgggggaggggaaggagagacaCTGAGAAGGGGGAGACGGGAGCAGCAGAGGGAAAGATGCATggagggagaaacagagataaaGGCAGACGTAAGAGGAGGCAGAAAACACAGGCCAAAAGGAGGTGGATGAAAGGACAGTACAGAGAAACACACATCGAGAGAAATAGAGGTGGACCCTGACAATtacccccttccccccaccctaCCTCTCACAAAATCAGAGATACACACAGATGAAAGAGGCAGATGCCAACCTTCTCATCTTTGTGGTCCAGTGAGCTCCAGGTGGGAGAGCCGTTCTGTGAGCCCTTTGAGAAAGGCCTCCTTGGCACTTTAAGCCAGGCACGTCCCAGCCTTGTCTACCTAGCAAACTCCTGCgcatccttcaaaacccagctcaaGCATCAGCACTCCTGTGGAAGTGTCAGTACCCAGAAAGTGTCATGCAAACATATTTACTCTCCTTTCTGTGTTCTTCTGCAGGAAGCACAGGCACATGGAGTTGAAGTGGTTTGTCACCTGTCTGCCTCTCCCACCAGCTTCTTAAGATCAGGGTCTCTGTCTTATCCGTCTCCAATCTCCATTGCATGATGCACACTAGATGGTCAATAAATACTCAGTGAATGGTGACTGAGAGCGTTTGAGCCCTCCAATATATGGAGGATAGAATTAAGTGCAAATAGAGGAAAAGCACCATCCTGATATTGTACCAGGACTCCTAAGTCAGAGTGTCCTTTTTTCACGTGGAGAAATTAAAGCCCAGAGAGGGGAGAATGCTTGCACAAAGAGAGGCAAGCAGGAGGCCTCCAGTGAAATAACAGTGAATATGTACTTCTGTGAGATGCCTTTGTTCTTCTGGCTTATGAGTTTAAAATAGGTGTGAAAGACCCCTATTCTTCAGTTCCTTTCTCCAGAGGTAGCTACTGTTATCAGGTtacattttatgtgtgtttgtgcgtATCTATGTGttcataccaaaaaaaattcTGTGCACACACTAGTGTATACAAATGCACGGacttctttcattcttcttttgtatacaaataaaagaattctatgagaaaaagaaatagatgtgAAAGAGTCTCCTGAGTGAAAACAGGCAAGAGGCAATGGACACTTTAATGCCAGTTCTAAGTTTCCAGCATTGAAACTGACAATTAGAACTCTTTTCAGAACCTTTACAGTCTTCTTTCTTCCTTGGTAAGGAAAAGTATAGTGAATGCCCATCTCAGTTTAAGCGGATGGCTTTCTGCCTCCTGACTGCATATTGGACAAATTCTGTAACCtccttgaacctcagtttcctcaactgtaaaatggggttacTAATGTCCACTTCATAAGATTGTTGTTGAAAAAGTTTGAACAAAGTACCTGGTGCAGAGTAGATCCTCAGTAAATACAGTTTcatctttcctcttctttaatgGGTGTTCTTTTGTGCATGTGTTTATGGATGTGAAAACAACTGCTagttaaaatgtttccttttgtcTAGGGTTTAAAAAGCTATCTTAAGcccgggcgtggtgtctcatgcctgtaatcccagcactttgggaggcccgaggcgggtggatcacttgaggtcaggagttcaagaccagcctggtcaacatggtgaaaccccgtctctactaaaaatacaaaaaattagctgggtgtggtggtgggcacctgtaatcccagctacttaggaggctgaggcaggagaatctcttgaacccaggaggtggaggttgcagtgagccgagattgcgctattgtactccagcctgggcgacagagctagactccatctcaaaaaaaaaaagctgtcataGTCCAATTGGGAGCAAATTCTTCTGATAAAGGAAAAGGCAAATTTGGGGCACGGCATAAAATGTACCTTGGTTCTCTTCAGGCCCTCAGATCTCTGCAGGTGTCGTGGAGGAACCTAGCACCTGTCATCCTCTCCCCCAATTTGCCACTTCCAGCAGGTAAGACCCACCTGTCCCACTCTCTTTCATGGCTTGTTGACCAGATCTGATCTGACTTCATGTTCTCTCAAGCTTTAGCCCATAAGGAGGATGTGAGTGGGACTGAGTCAGGAGCCCTCCGGAAGCATGGAGACCGTGGTGATTGTTGCCATAGGTGTGCTGGCCACCATCTTTCTGGCTTCGTTTGCAGCCTTGGTGCTGGTTTGCAGGCAGCGCTACTGCCGGCCGCGAGACCTGCTGCAGCGCTATGATTCTAAGTGAGtgagcccatggagggcaaggaGGAGGGGTGGGCTCcaactaaagaaaaagagaggaacaCGTAGTTCAGTGTTGGGCAACTCTAACTCAGCTTTTTGGTTCTAAAATGGTACCTGCAGGTGTCCTTCCCTATAAAGGCCTCAGAGTTTAAGAATGTTCCTTAAGCCTCCCAACATCCTGAGTCACCTCCTTCTCTGCTTTCTGAGCCAAGAAGAAAGTCACTGAATATGAACATGTTCACCTAGCATAAAAGCTCAGCCATCTGTCTCAAACTGGCCACCTCACTTAGCAGTTGGACAAGCTAAATCACTTTCCAGCCAGACCCAGAGGAACAGAAATCAGATGCCCACACTCTGCCCATACATCTAAGCAACAAACATTTGGTTTTGTGAAATTCCAACTTAGGACTGTCTCTCTCTTTGCAcagcagagttttttttttttttttttgagatggagtttcgctcttgtctcccaggctggagtgcgatggtgcaatcttgcctcactgcagcctctgcctcccgggttcaagtgattctcctgctccagcctcccatgtagctgggattacaggcatgcaccaccatgctcagctaatttttgtatttttagtagaggtggggtttcaccatgttggccaggctggtcttgaacttctgacctcaggtgatctgcccgcctcagcttcccagagtgctgggattacaggcatgagccaccatgctcggcctgcCCAGCAGATTTATTTGTGATGCATtgtatgtgaaatatattttgtaagcaggatttaattttcaatttaggGATATTTTAATTGATAGACCCTTCAGGGATTAACCCTTGGTTTTTCTCATCCTTCTGTCTTAATCCTATCAGCATCTTTGTCAAGTGATTCATAATTTATAAATGCCCATTTATATGATCCAGGAAAGCGTTTCTATTGAACAGAATGCCATGGTATCTCATTTTCTAAAGTACCCTGTTGTAAAAGTTGAGgtgtttttacttctttcactTTTCCAGTGTTACTAGGAAAAGGCAGGGATATAGGGATGGACCAAAGTGGTTCACAAGAGTTATTCTGCAGACCAGGTAGGGAGCCCCTGTAGGTTTGGGTAATAGGAACCACCGCCTCTCTATAAAATGTAGGATTAAAGGGAAAATATGTTACAGAAGGGTATAATTTTGTCCTGAAGGGATATCCCTAACATCTTTGTAATCAGGTAGTTACACCCTACTCTTTCTGACTCCATTtcactttgcttttgttttagtgCCCCCGGCCTGCCTCCCCAACTCACTGTCTAGCCATGTGCCCTGCCTTGCACTGCAGCCCCACTAGGCTTAGGTTTGGATCCGGGACAAGTGGTCTCTGCTCTAGCTTATCgactcccttccttctttcatgtGTATGTGGGCCTCAGTGAGGAGAGGGTCAGCAGCAGTCACCCACCATGAAACCATTTGACAGGGGCCTTTTCTTCCAGGCCCATTGTGGACCTCATCGGTGCCATGGAGACCCAGTCTGAGCCCTCTGAGTTAGAACTGGATGATGTCGTTATCACCAACCCCCACATTGAGGCCATTCTGGAGAATGAAGACTGGATCGAAGATGCCTCGTAAGGCCATGGGAACTGTTTGCTTTTCCACGGCCCCCCGGGCTTCTGGAAAATGGTGCCCTTTGCTGGCGTCCTTTGCCAGAGTACTTAGCTGGCATTCAAGAACAGTCACTCTGTTACTTGCTGCTCTTTCCTGTGCCTTTAGTGTTGGGGGAAATCAGAATATGACTTGAAAGTGTTTGTCCTTTCCTTCTGTGCCCACATTTTGTAGACCTGAACACTGCGGCCTATAGATGTGTGGCAAAGGTTGTTATAAAGTCACCCTGGTGTGCTTGGGTTATCCTTGAGGTGCCCATAAATTTGGCTCAGGCTCCAGAGATGCAGCTTTTTTCTTTAGGATCTCAGGGATCTCTCCATCCAACAGGACCCCCTACATTTTGAGAAGCGGCTGCTACTTCATTGCCTTATCCATTTAGCCATCCATTCCCTGGGCACATGTTTATGGGGCATTATGTGCAGGGTGTTGGGTCAGGTACTGCAGATACTGAAACAGTTGAGAAGACAGTTATAGTCAGTATCACAGAAACTGTAAGAGATCCCTGCGTACAGTGCAGTAGGCACATGGAGAAGGCAGTGTCTAGGTTTGCCTGGGTTGGGGAGGTTGAGCTGGATCTCACGGAATATTACCACAGAGGAGGTGCCTTTTGACTTGGGTCTTGAAAGATGAGGAGGAGTTCCCCAGGTTGAGCACAGGGGAAGGACACATTGGGCAGAGGGAGCAGTCTACCAGAAGCTTGAGAGTTATAATAAAGCATGACTCACTAGGCACACAGTGGAGCTTGCTGGAAGAGTAGATTGGGTgcggggaggagaagggaggggaggtgcTCTCTCGTTTAACTCATGGGCTGGTCCATGTTGACACTGAGGCATTCCCACTCTCAGTGGTTGGTATTTGACTGTGCCCACTGGTCAGGGCGAGTTGAGGAGCAAGGGTGGGAGCTGGAGGGTGGTGAGCCCCTCCAGATGAGCACTGATGACTTCTTCTTGTTTTCCCAGGGGTCTCATGTCCCACTGCATTGCCATCTTGAAGGTAAACCTCTCTCATTTCTCTGTGGGATAAAGGGGAGTCGAAAAGCACCGCTGTGTATGGACGGAGTAGAACAGGACCTTAGAAAGGGCACTGACCCCTCGCAAGAGGCTTTTCCTTAACCTGACACTTGGAATTTTTGtggtttccttcctttcctgcctgGACTGGCTGTTTACAGAATCTCAAGGCTGTTTCAAAGGCTTTATTTCATCTGGTTCTCTTAATTCAATGACCTGTGGGAAAGACAGCCTAGGTACACAGCCACCATTTCACCCCTTATAGAGAAAGCTGTGTGTGCCTGAGACCATGTAGCTGCCAAGAGAAATGGGGTTTCCCTGCTTCCCCCTGCACACTTTTTTTTCCACTAACAGAGTTCAGGCCTGTACAGTGAGTTTCTTTCTGTATTTAGATTTCTACTGTGACTACAAAGTCATCACTAGCCCTCTTTGGCTGTGACCATAGTCAGCCAAATGGGACAATCATTGTTAAAAAACCAAAGCAGGCATACTTCAATCTGAAGGCAGACGATTTTTTCTTTGAATGCCTGGAATCTTTGAAATATTGCATCCAATTTGCATTTTGggtgattttatggttttagcatttgttttcaattcttgtCTGTTAATATCCTACCTAATAGAATAATAGCTATACTGAAATATTCGGCCAGTTGCAaatatcaggttttttttttttacatcagtAACCTGGGTAATCACACATTTACCTCTTTGACTAGTAAATATTCAAGATTTCAAAAGAGAcaactttgtcttttctttagtGACATTCAGTAGAAgatactattaataaaatattctttaccCCACCTCTTCTTTGGCTGTCTCTCTCAGGGGATGGATAAATGCCTACTAGGAAGTTATTATCTCAGAGTCCAGGTTTAGTTAATTCCGAGAGGCTCTTTGGATATACAAATATGGCTATAGATATAAATATGGTTATTGATAGAGCTAGGTAGGCATAATGACTAGAGGATAATGCTATACTACATTTCCCTTCTCCCAGCCAAGATGTGTCCTGGGCCTGGGTTTTGTCTCCTGTTCTCATCTATTAGGAGGATAAATGGCATCTGTGGTGTGAGACGAATCAGCTGGAGGGAGTCGTATTGAATTGGAATCAGTGTCTACCCGGGGAACCTCAGATCAAAGGAGAGGGCTTCTAAGTCCCTTCTTGGGATCTTAAGACACTTTTGCTAGGTCACCCGCCCTTGAGTCTCTGTGGTGGGAGCTGGGAGAGGGGTCTGGGCTAACGCCCGGATGGACCTTTGGGCTTCTTTCTGCTCTCTACTGTCCAGTTCCAAGTATAGGTCAGGTAGAGGTGCTTCCTTGCCATGGATAGAGACGCACCCATGTTGGTTGGTTCTAGCATGGGGAGGCCTGGAAAGGGGAAGCAAGCTCTGGGGTGGCCAGCTCTGTGGGTGGACAACAAAGAAGGCTGTATGTCAGTCTTGCCTTTTCCCTGCTTTTCCTAAGGTCCTTTCATCATCAGCTTGACAAACACGCTAATATATTACCTGAGACCATTGTTGAAATAAGTGCTGTTCTTGGAGCATGTGCTCAAAGGGAACAATGGCCCTTTGTTCAGCCCCCTTCCTGAGGGTGCCCTGCTGGAGATACTTATTCTTGTGGAAGTCTAAACCATGAGatgaaggaatagaaaaagaaagtaggtTTTTCCCCTAAGCGAGAAGGTGAAATTGGAGCACATGATTTTTCTCAGACAGATTATTTCAGCTTAGTCTTCCCAGAGCCCACACCCTGCCCTTGATCTGTGGCTCCCACCCCAGTTCCTCTCCCAGCCATGCCCTTGGCTTTTGCCACTTCCCACCCGTTTCCTCTCATGTCTGTACTTTTCACATCTGGCCATTAGGTTAGGGGGCCAGCTGCAATGGGACTCATGGCAGGTGAGTTTGTCTTGGGGGGTGATGGTGAGGCCCTGAGTGGAGCCGGGTCAGCCCTcatctctcttctccctgccGCATTAGATTTGTCACACTCTGACAGAGAAGCTTGTTGCCATGACGATGGGCTCTGGGGCCAAGATGAAGACTTCAGCCAGTGTCAGCGACATCATTGTGGTGGCCAAGCGGATCAGCCCTAGGTGAGTGATTGGCGGCCTCGAGGTCCCCACACTCCATGAGGAAAGAGAGGGGCTGGATGCTGGGGTAGCCGCAGAGCTGGGCTCTTCTTTAAAATGGTGCACAGGCAACTTCAGCTATTTGTTTCCCACACATTTACAGAGTGACCAGGAGGGTTTAGATATCGAGACTTCCCAGCTAAGTTGTGCTCCCACCATCCCCACCTGCAGCATGACCCATCTGAGAGGGCTTTGAGGAAGCTCCAGCAGGTGCCTAGTCCTGACCCCGCCCTAGACTCTGCCTTGCAGAGCCCGTAGTGGCCCCTCTTTCCCAGCCACACACCAGCTCCCCTTGCCACACCTTCCTCCCAGGCCAACATTTCACACAGACGCCCACACCCCTGTCTCTGCATGAATCTGTATTGGAGACTAGCTTGGGGGACCCACTCCGGCTGTGCCCACTGCTCCATCCCTGGCCCAGGTCAGCAGCCTCCAGCACTGGGTGGGAGCTGAAGCCATATGGCATTCAACCTCCCAAATTCCAGGCTGACTGTGAAATCCCGTGTGGGAGGCAACCAGCAGGATTGCAGTCAACAGCTACACCCCCTCATTTGGGCTTGAtttcctgaagaaaaataaagcccttTTCTTAGAGCCAAGGGCTGTACTAAGTTTGTGCTGCCACCTGGTGGCTGGTATGCTGATGTGCAAATCAGAGGGTTTTCCACCGGGAGGGCACCTCTGTATGCCTGGTGAAACAATGGCACTGCTGTAAGTTCCAGGGACCCACACGTTCCTTGTTGCCATGGCCCCGGGTAAATCACGGGGAACCAGCCCTTTCTCTGCCTCAAGATTAACCAAATAAAAACGACCAGTTTCCTGAGTCGCCACGTGAGTTCCTTTGAGGGAAGACACAACCTGGTCAGCTTGAACTCGGTTCAGGCAGTTCGTGAGTtgagagagtgggagggagatAATCCAGGGAGGGACTCAGCCCAGAACAGTTCCCGGCTTTCTCTGGAGTTGCTCCAGTGGGGTGTAGCTACATGGTCAGCTCCTGGCTTTATAAGAAC encodes:
- the TMEM98 gene encoding transmembrane protein 98 isoform X1, coding for METVVIVAIGVLATIFLASFAALVLVCRQRYCRPRDLLQRYDSKPIVDLIGAMETQSEPSELELDDVVITNPHIEAILENEDWIEDASGLMSHCIAILKICHTLTEKLVAMTMGSGAKMKTSASVSDIIVVAKRISPRVDDVVKSMYPPLDPKLLDARTTALLLSVSHLVLVTRNACHLTGGLDWIDQSLSAAEEHLEVLREAALASEPDKGLPGPEGFLQEQSAI
- the TMEM98 gene encoding transmembrane protein 98 isoform X2, which codes for METVVIVAIGVLATIFLASFAALVLVCRQRYCRPRDLLQRYDSKPIVDLIGAMETQSEPSELELDDVVITNPHIEAILENEDWIEDASGLMSHCIAILKICHTLTEKLVAMTMGSGAKMKTSASVSDIIVVAKRISPRTTALLLSVSHLVLVTRNACHLTGGLDWIDQSLSAAEEHLEVLREAALASEPDKGLPGPEGFLQEQSAI